A genomic segment from Muntiacus reevesi chromosome 15, mMunRee1.1, whole genome shotgun sequence encodes:
- the HMG20A gene encoding high mobility group protein 20A isoform X1 produces METLMTSSTLPPLFADEDGSKESNDLASTGLTHPEAPYSSGATSSTNNPEFVEDLSQGQLLQNESSNTAEGNEQRHEDEQRSKRGGWSKGRKRKKPLRDSNAPKSPLTGYVRFMNERREQLRAKRPEVPFPEITRMLGNEWSKLPPEEKQRYLDEADRDKERYMKELEQYQKTEAYKVFSRKTQDRQKGKSHRQDAARQATHDHEKEAEVKERSVFDIPIFTEEFLNHSKAREAELRQLRKSNMEFEERNAALQKHVESMRTAVEKLEVDVIQERSRNTVLQQHLETLRQVLTSSFASMPLPGSGETPTVDTIDSYMNRLHSIILANPQDNENFIATVREVVNRLDR; encoded by the exons ATGGAAACCTTGATGACTAGTTCCACTCTGCCTCCCCTTTTTGCAGATGAAGATGGCTCCAAGGAGAGTAATGATCTGGCTTCAACTGG GTTAACCCACCCAGAGGCTCCATATAGTAGTGGAGCCACATCATCCACCAATAATCCAGAATTTGTAGAGGATCTCTCCCAAGGTCAGCTGCTTCAGAATGAATCTTCAAATACAGCAGAAGGCAATGAACAGAGGCATGAAGATGAG CAAAGAAGTAAACGAGGAGGTTGGtccaaaggaagaaagagaaagaaacctcTTCGAGACAGCAATGCACCCAAATCCCCTCTTACAGGATATGTTCGGTTCATGAACGAGCGTCGAGAGCAGCTTCGAGCAAAGAGACCAGAAGTCCCATTTCCAGAAATTACAAGGATGTTAGGCAATGAATGGAGTAAACTTCCTCCGGAGGAAAAACAG CGATACCTTGATGAGGCAGACAGAGATAAGGAGCGTTACATGAAGGAACTGGAGCAGTATCAGAAGACTGAGGCCTACAAGGTTTTCAGCAGGAAAACCCAGGATCGTCAGAAAGGCAAATCTCATAGGCAAG atGCAGCCCGACAGGCCACTCATGATCATGAG aaagaagcagaagtaAAGGAACGGTCTGTTTTTGACATCCCTATATTTACAGAGGAATTCCTGAACCACAGCAAAG CTCGGGAGGCAGAGCTCCGTCAGCTTCGCAAATCCAACATGGAATTTGAAGAGAGGAACGCGGCCCTGCAAAAGCACGTGGAGAGCATGCGCACAGCGGTAGAGAAGCTGGAGGTGGACGTGATCCAGGAGCGCAGCCGCAACACCGTCTTACAGCAGCACTTGGAGACCCTGCGGCAGGTGCTGACCAGCAGCTTCGCCAGCATGCCCTTGCCTG GAAGTGGAGAGACACCTACAGTGGACACTATCGACTCCTATATGAACAGACTGCACAGTATTATTTTAGCTAATCCCCAAGACAATGAAAACTTCATAGCTACAGTTCGAGAAGTTGTGAACAGGCTTGATCGTTAG
- the HMG20A gene encoding high mobility group protein 20A isoform X2 codes for METLMTSSTLPPLFADEDGSKESNDLASTGLTHPEAPYSSGATSSTNNPEFVEDLSQGQLLQNESSNTAEGNEQRHEDEQRSKRGGWSKGRKRKKPLRDSNAPKSPLTGYVRFMNERREQLRAKRPEVPFPEITRMLGNEWSKLPPEEKQRYLDEADRDKERYMKELEQYQKTEAYKVFSRKTQDRQKGKSHRQDAARQATHDHEKEAEVKERSVFDIPIFTEEFLNHSKAREAELRQLRKSNMEFEERNAALQKHVESMRTAVEKLEVDVIQERSRNTVLQQHLETLRQEVERHLQWTLSTPI; via the exons ATGGAAACCTTGATGACTAGTTCCACTCTGCCTCCCCTTTTTGCAGATGAAGATGGCTCCAAGGAGAGTAATGATCTGGCTTCAACTGG GTTAACCCACCCAGAGGCTCCATATAGTAGTGGAGCCACATCATCCACCAATAATCCAGAATTTGTAGAGGATCTCTCCCAAGGTCAGCTGCTTCAGAATGAATCTTCAAATACAGCAGAAGGCAATGAACAGAGGCATGAAGATGAG CAAAGAAGTAAACGAGGAGGTTGGtccaaaggaagaaagagaaagaaacctcTTCGAGACAGCAATGCACCCAAATCCCCTCTTACAGGATATGTTCGGTTCATGAACGAGCGTCGAGAGCAGCTTCGAGCAAAGAGACCAGAAGTCCCATTTCCAGAAATTACAAGGATGTTAGGCAATGAATGGAGTAAACTTCCTCCGGAGGAAAAACAG CGATACCTTGATGAGGCAGACAGAGATAAGGAGCGTTACATGAAGGAACTGGAGCAGTATCAGAAGACTGAGGCCTACAAGGTTTTCAGCAGGAAAACCCAGGATCGTCAGAAAGGCAAATCTCATAGGCAAG atGCAGCCCGACAGGCCACTCATGATCATGAG aaagaagcagaagtaAAGGAACGGTCTGTTTTTGACATCCCTATATTTACAGAGGAATTCCTGAACCACAGCAAAG CTCGGGAGGCAGAGCTCCGTCAGCTTCGCAAATCCAACATGGAATTTGAAGAGAGGAACGCGGCCCTGCAAAAGCACGTGGAGAGCATGCGCACAGCGGTAGAGAAGCTGGAGGTGGACGTGATCCAGGAGCGCAGCCGCAACACCGTCTTACAGCAGCACTTGGAGACCCTGCGGCAG GAAGTGGAGAGACACCTACAGTGGACACTATCGACTCCTATATGA